The stretch of DNA GGGCCAGAAAGCCGAGCATGATCTGCGCCTGGGCGGCTGGCCGATTGATGACCAAGCGGTCGGGGGAGGCCGACGGGGCGCCCAGAGGCGCATCTCCCGTCTCTCGCTCCCGCGGCGCGTTCGCGAAGAGCCGAGCAACCTCATCCACCGCTTGGCGGGCGGGCACCTGCCCGCTGATCGCGACGATGATGCGGCCAGCGCGATAGTAGCGATCGTAGTGCTCCACGAGAGTCTGCCGGTCGAGCCGCTCGACGGCGGCCCCCCGTCCGAGCGACGGGGCGCCATATGGGTGGCTCCGAAAAAGGCGGTCCATCAGCGTGTCGTAGGTGAGGGGAAACGGCTGGTCGAGTCGGTTCTTGATCCCGCTGGCGATGACCCGCCGCTCATTGTCGATCTCCGCCGGGGGCAATGCGGGATGGAGCGCCACGTCCGCCATCAGGGCGAGGAGCGACTTCCAGTGCCGCGCCAACGCCGTTCCCCTGATCTCGGCGTAGTCGGTGTCTCCCGACGCGCTGAGGCTGCCGCCCATGGCTTCGGCGGCCTCCGCGACATCGAACGCCGTCCGGCTGGTGGTGCCCTTGACGAGCACCTGCTGCAGCAGGTTCGTGATGCCAGCATTGTCTTCACGTTCCCAGCGGCTGCCGACCCTGACCAGCACAGAGACGGCCACCGCCGGCGTCGCCGGATTCTCCTGCACGAGGACGACGAGCCCGCTGTCGAGACGCTGGCGAATCCAGGTTGCTTCCGCGGGGGTCGCGACGGAGGAGGCTCCGAGAGCGGCGGCCATGATCGCCGCGAGTGCGGTGCGTGTCACGATCCCGCCCTTTTCGGCACGAGGGCAAGCCGGGCGTAAGAGGGTACGAGGTATCGCCGGGCTGCCTCCTGGATCTGCTTCCGCGTGACTCGATTCAGCCGCTCGACATACCCTCGATCCTCCTCCAGGCTCCACACTGTCTCGGCGCGGCCGTAGGCCAGTGCCAATCCTTCGGCCGTCTCCCGCCCGAACACGCGCTGAGCCTCGGCCGCCGTCACTGCCCGTTCGACCTCGGCCGTCGTCACACCGTCCTCTTGGATCCGGCGGATCTCGGCGAGGATCGCCGCTTCCGCCTTTTCGAGATCCTTCGCCTCCAGCTGAGCGGTGACCGTGACCGCCCCGCCACCCTCTAGTGTCCCGTAGCCCGCGCTGATCGTGGACACCAGCCGCGTGCGTTCGCGCAGCGACTGCGTGAGCCGCGACGTCAGCGACCCGCCCAGTATGTGGGCCAGGAGATCCACGGCGTACATGTCCTGGTCTCTCAGCTTCGGTGCGCGCCACCCCAACCCCAGAGATGCCTGACGCTCGGACCGCTCGAGACTCTGGCGTCTATTCTCACCAAGGGCCGGCTGAGGCGGGAGGGGCACCCGGCGGAACGATCCGCCGGCCGCGTCTCCGAATGCCCGCACGGCAGCGGCCCGAACCGAGGCTGGATCCACCGCGCCCACCACGACCAGCGTCATGTTGGCCGGGACATAGTGGCGCTTGTAGTAGCCACGCAGTGTCTCGCGCGATGCGGCCCGGAGCGCGGCAGGATCGCCGAGAACCGGGAACCCGTAGGGATGCGCCGTGAAAACCAGTTCGTAGAGTCGCCGCACGAGAAATGATCGCGGGTTGTCTTCACCGAGCCGCACCTCTTCAAACACGACTTCGCGCTCTCGAGCGAGCTCCGTCGAATCGAAGGTGGAGTTGAACGCCATATCGGCCATGACCTCGATGGCGCGCTCTGCGCGGCGCGAGGGCAGCAGCATGTAGTAGTACGTATAGTCGAGCGAGGTCGCGGCATTCGTACGCCCTCCCACGCGTTCCACCTCGCTGTCCACGAATCCCGGTCCCAATCTCTCCGTTCCCTTGAAGAGCATATGCTCGGCAAAGTGCGAGAAGCCTCGCTCAGAGGGTGCCTCATCGCGGCCCCCGACGCCCACCCAGAGCTGGACGGACACGACTTCGGCGGTGCGGTGTTCCTGGATGATGAGGCGAAGCCCATTGGGCAGCACTTCCCGTGATGGCGGCGTCAGCGGTGGGCTTGCGGATATGGACGTGCGGGATGTGGTACAGCTGACCAGGAGAACCGCGGCGACTGTCCAGACCGCGAATAACTCCATTGATCGACGCTTCATACAGGCGTGAGCCTAGCAGACCCGGACGGACCGCTCAACTCGGTCACCCGGGGGCCAGGGGGGAGTCCTCAGTGCGTCTTTTGGGGGCACTTTGCCAAGAGCGGAGCGGGGATCTCCTCGGGCAGAACGCCGCCTCCCACCGTGTAAGGGTACCTGCTGTTAGCTATGCAAGTAGGTGATTCATTGGCATTTACCGAGCTGGAGACCATGTGGCACCGCTTCTGCACTCTACCCCCCGCGAATGGCAGAATCGAGTAATAACGACTGGATTCTTAGGGATGCCCCAGGCTCAGTGGGGAGTCGATGGGGCGAGCGGCAGTAGGGCCTACAACCTATATGGAAAGGACGAAGACAATGAAGAAGTTGCTTGCAGCGGTTCTCAGCGTGGCGGTGGCGCTGTCGCTCTCGCCCGCTCTGAGCTCGGCTCAGTCCAGCAGTTGCCCCGCGGAAGTCACGCAGGCGAAGGACATGCTGAGCAAGAAGACGGCGTCGGTCAAGCCCGACGAGATCCAGGCCCCGCGGTCGCTGGCTGGCGCACGGCAGAACGAAGCCCAGCAGGCTCCTCGCGGCAACCAGAACCTCCAGGCTCCGCGTGGTAACCAGGATGTTCAGGCGCCCCGCTCTTTGGCTGGTGCGCGCCAGGACATTGAAGCTCCTCGCGGTAACCAGGACCTCCAGGCTCCTCGTGGCAACCAGAACGTGCAGGCGCCCCGCGGCAACCAGGATCTCCAGGCTCCTCGGACTAGCACTGGCGCCACCGCTACGGCCCAGGCTCCTCGGGCTGACATGACGAAGGCTGCTTCGCTCGTGAAGGAAGCGGAAGCCGCTTGCAAGGTTGGCAACATGACGCTGGCTTCGGACAAGGCCAAGGCGGCGCTGGCGATCCTGAAGTAATAGAAGACTAGACGTCGATCCACCGAGGCCCCGGAGATCCCACCTCCGGGGCCTCTTCTTTTTGGCTCGCGAGGGGCCAGAGCGATCAACCACGACGGCCCGCGGTGAGATGGAAGTGAAGGTGGTGAACAATTTGCCCGCCCTCGGGTCCCGTATTGCACGTGAGGCGGTAACCTCGCTCGCCATATCCCGCTCGCTCGGCCAGGAGCTTGGCGACGTGGACACAGCGACCCATCACCGCCTCGTCGCCGGGCTC from Candidatus Methylomirabilota bacterium encodes:
- a CDS encoding pitrilysin family protein gives rise to the protein MTRTALAAIMAAALGASSVATPAEATWIRQRLDSGLVVLVQENPATPAVAVSVLVRVGSRWEREDNAGITNLLQQVLVKGTTSRTAFDVAEAAEAMGGSLSASGDTDYAEIRGTALARHWKSLLALMADVALHPALPPAEIDNERRVIASGIKNRLDQPFPLTYDTLMDRLFRSHPYGAPSLGRGAAVERLDRQTLVEHYDRYYRAGRIIVAISGQVPARQAVDEVARLFANAPRERETGDAPLGAPSASPDRLVINRPAAQAQIMLGFLAPPIGHPDYAAVKVLQVALGGGMAGRLFSELRDKQGLAYSTGALYPARVEPGFFLAFIGTAPASAGKAEDGMRAQVERIRGERVSEGELDRAKAYLLGQFALDRRTNARLAWYAAFYEAAGVGHDFADRYVRAIEAVSADDVLRVAKTYLASPTVVRLEPVPR
- a CDS encoding pitrilysin family protein yields the protein MKRRSMELFAVWTVAAVLLVSCTTSRTSISASPPLTPPSREVLPNGLRLIIQEHRTAEVVSVQLWVGVGGRDEAPSERGFSHFAEHMLFKGTERLGPGFVDSEVERVGGRTNAATSLDYTYYYMLLPSRRAERAIEVMADMAFNSTFDSTELAREREVVFEEVRLGEDNPRSFLVRRLYELVFTAHPYGFPVLGDPAALRAASRETLRGYYKRHYVPANMTLVVVGAVDPASVRAAAVRAFGDAAGGSFRRVPLPPQPALGENRRQSLERSERQASLGLGWRAPKLRDQDMYAVDLLAHILGGSLTSRLTQSLRERTRLVSTISAGYGTLEGGGAVTVTAQLEAKDLEKAEAAILAEIRRIQEDGVTTAEVERAVTAAEAQRVFGRETAEGLALAYGRAETVWSLEEDRGYVERLNRVTRKQIQEAARRYLVPSYARLALVPKRAGS